A part of Jiangella alba genomic DNA contains:
- a CDS encoding MMPL family transporter has protein sequence MATLLYRIGRFSYRSRRLVGAVWLVVIALAGVAAATLSNSTADSFAIPGTESQEAFDLLQERFPGSSPDGAAARLVFAAPDGGAVTDPEHQQAIAGAVAEIEAGPQVAGVTDPFTSGLVSEDGRIALAEVTYAVDFFSMETETRETLEHAVETAGDSGLRVELAGTAAEPEPELGSELLGIAVAALVLVLTFGSLLAAGMPLLTGVIGVGVGVALVTAATSFVDLSTITPILATMLGLAVGIDYALFIASRYRHELATGRPGDEAAGRAIGTAGTAVVFAGLTVVIALAGLSVVGIPMLTEMGLAAALTVAIAVVIALTLLPALFGFAGRRMLARLPGLRSRATDPEDDDAPRLSRRWAGVVTRHPVVALTASVAGLAVLALPVLDARFGLPDEGTYPADTSQRQAYDLTVEGFGPGFNGPLIVIVDGEGAEAAAAEVAGDLQGFDGVAMVAPPEVDEAGRTAVVTVVPASGPSDADTERLVEAIRAELAGPGAPAGTTVLVTGLTALYIDFSERMSDALLPYLLVVVGLSFVLLMLAFRSLVVPVKATLGFLLTMAATFGAMVAAFQWGWLTGLGVDEVGMINSMLPIIVVGIVFGLAMDYEVFLVTRMREAYVHGEPAVRAVTTGFGHGARVVTAAAIIMISVFGGFVLNEAADIRQLGFALAFAIAIDAFVVRMTMVPAVLALVGDRAWWLPRWLDRLLPNVDIEGARLTDALADQNRQRVAVSPSAP, from the coding sequence GTGGCAACCCTGCTCTACCGGATCGGGCGGTTCTCGTACCGGAGCCGCCGCCTGGTCGGGGCCGTCTGGCTGGTGGTCATCGCACTGGCCGGAGTGGCCGCCGCGACGCTGTCCAACTCGACGGCGGACTCGTTCGCGATCCCGGGCACCGAGTCGCAGGAGGCGTTCGACCTGCTGCAGGAGCGCTTCCCCGGCTCCTCGCCGGACGGCGCGGCGGCGCGGCTGGTGTTCGCGGCGCCCGACGGCGGCGCCGTCACCGACCCGGAGCACCAGCAGGCCATCGCCGGCGCCGTCGCGGAGATCGAGGCCGGGCCGCAGGTGGCCGGCGTGACCGACCCGTTCACGTCGGGCCTGGTGTCCGAGGACGGCCGCATCGCGCTGGCCGAAGTCACCTACGCCGTCGACTTCTTCTCGATGGAGACCGAGACCCGCGAGACGCTCGAGCACGCCGTCGAGACCGCCGGCGACTCCGGCCTGCGGGTCGAACTGGCCGGCACCGCGGCCGAGCCGGAGCCCGAACTGGGCAGTGAGCTGCTCGGCATCGCCGTCGCCGCACTGGTGCTGGTCCTGACGTTCGGGTCGCTGCTCGCGGCCGGCATGCCGCTGCTGACCGGCGTCATCGGGGTGGGCGTCGGCGTCGCACTGGTCACGGCGGCCACGTCGTTCGTCGACCTCAGCACGATCACGCCGATCCTCGCCACGATGCTGGGGCTGGCCGTCGGCATCGACTACGCGCTGTTCATCGCGTCGCGGTACCGGCACGAGCTGGCCACCGGCCGGCCCGGCGACGAAGCGGCCGGCCGGGCCATCGGCACCGCCGGCACCGCGGTCGTGTTCGCCGGGCTCACCGTCGTGATCGCGCTGGCCGGGCTGTCCGTCGTCGGCATCCCCATGCTGACGGAGATGGGCCTGGCCGCCGCGCTCACCGTCGCGATCGCCGTCGTCATCGCGCTCACCCTGCTGCCGGCGCTGTTCGGGTTCGCCGGACGGCGGATGCTGGCGCGGCTGCCGGGGCTGCGGTCGCGGGCCACCGACCCGGAGGACGACGACGCGCCGCGGCTGAGCCGGCGGTGGGCCGGCGTCGTCACCCGGCACCCGGTGGTGGCGCTGACGGCGAGCGTCGCCGGCCTCGCGGTGCTCGCACTGCCGGTGCTGGACGCCCGGTTCGGCCTGCCCGACGAGGGCACCTACCCGGCCGACACCAGCCAGCGGCAGGCCTACGACCTCACCGTCGAGGGGTTCGGGCCGGGCTTCAACGGCCCGCTCATAGTGATCGTCGACGGCGAGGGCGCCGAGGCCGCGGCCGCCGAGGTCGCCGGGGACCTGCAGGGTTTCGACGGTGTCGCGATGGTCGCGCCGCCGGAGGTCGACGAGGCCGGCCGCACCGCCGTCGTCACCGTCGTCCCCGCCAGCGGCCCGTCCGACGCGGACACCGAGCGGCTGGTCGAGGCGATCCGAGCCGAGCTGGCCGGGCCCGGCGCGCCCGCCGGGACGACCGTCCTCGTCACCGGGCTGACCGCGCTGTACATCGACTTCTCCGAGCGGATGTCGGACGCGCTGCTCCCGTACCTGCTGGTCGTCGTCGGGCTGTCGTTCGTGCTGCTGATGCTGGCGTTCCGGTCACTGGTGGTGCCGGTGAAGGCGACGCTCGGGTTCCTGCTGACGATGGCGGCGACGTTCGGCGCGATGGTCGCGGCGTTCCAGTGGGGCTGGCTCACCGGCCTCGGCGTCGACGAGGTCGGCATGATCAACAGCATGCTGCCGATCATCGTCGTCGGCATCGTGTTCGGCCTGGCCATGGACTACGAGGTGTTCCTGGTGACGCGCATGCGCGAGGCGTACGTGCACGGCGAGCCGGCCGTCCGCGCCGTCACCACCGGGTTCGGGCACGGCGCGCGGGTGGTCACGGCGGCGGCGATCATCATGATCAGCGTGTTCGGCGGGTTCGTGCTGAACGAGGCGGCCGACATCAGGCAGCTGGGGTTCGCGCTGGCCTTCGCGATCGCCATCGACGCGTTCGTGGTGCGCATGACGATGGTGCCGGCGGTGCTCGCGCTGGTCGGCGACCGCGCGTGGTGGCTGCCGCGCTGGCTGGACCGGCTGCTGCCGAACGTCGACATCGAGGGCGCCCGGCTCACCGACGCGCTGGCCGATCAGAACCGCCAGCGGGTCGCCGTCAGCCCGTCGGCGCCGTAG
- a CDS encoding iron chaperone — MNTKQTGGAYEGFDEAERAAMKERATELKKGRKTKADPEADLLEKIAEMPSDDRVLAERLHELISAEVPELTPRTWYGQPAYAKGGKVICFFQAAAKFGTEYATFGFNEAPLLDNGTMWPTAFGITRLTSEDEKLLISLVKKAAGVA, encoded by the coding sequence ATGAACACGAAGCAGACCGGCGGTGCGTACGAGGGGTTCGACGAGGCCGAGCGCGCGGCGATGAAGGAGCGCGCCACGGAGCTCAAGAAGGGCAGGAAGACCAAGGCCGATCCCGAGGCCGACCTGCTGGAGAAGATCGCCGAGATGCCCAGCGACGACCGCGTCCTCGCCGAGCGGCTGCACGAGCTGATCAGCGCCGAGGTGCCCGAGCTGACGCCGCGCACGTGGTACGGGCAGCCCGCCTACGCCAAGGGCGGCAAGGTCATCTGCTTCTTCCAGGCCGCGGCCAAGTTCGGCACCGAGTACGCGACGTTCGGCTTCAATGAGGCGCCGCTGCTCGACAACGGCACCATGTGGCCCACCGCCTTCGGCATCACCCGGCTCACGTCCGAGGACGAGAAGCTGCTGATCTCGCTGGTGAAGAAGGCTGCCGGAGTGGCCTAG
- a CDS encoding M20/M25/M40 family metallo-hydrolase, with protein MNGTAPDLGALLARLESYVRHESPTGDAARLDALGEVLLARHRELGATVRRVPAPAGDHLVMEHPGRGAKAAAAPVLFLGHHDTVWPAGHVDGPMPWRVADGVAHGPGAYDMKSGLVVMEAALELARPAAAGHPPVRVVVVADEEIGSPTAGALVAEAARDAVAALGFESPHPDGSLKAGRRGSTRLRLAVEGVEAHAALDPDAGVSAVDELVDQLILVRSIVRHAPGDVLCNIGTVGGGGRTNVVAAAAHADIGLRFADAESERVVLDGLTSLRPIRAGAAVSTGVLSRRPTWAPDETTAGLLGTVRRAAASVGQRVDGAPAAGGADTNTTGSLGVPTLDGFGPLGAGAHAVHEQVVVASLGQRAELVAAVLAEL; from the coding sequence ATGAACGGTACCGCACCAGACCTCGGCGCGCTGCTCGCCCGTTTGGAGAGTTACGTCCGGCACGAGTCGCCCACCGGCGACGCCGCCCGGCTCGACGCGCTCGGCGAGGTCCTGCTGGCGCGGCACCGCGAGCTGGGCGCCACCGTCCGCCGGGTCCCGGCGCCGGCCGGCGACCACCTGGTCATGGAGCACCCGGGCCGCGGCGCGAAGGCCGCCGCGGCGCCCGTCCTGTTCCTCGGCCACCACGACACCGTGTGGCCGGCCGGGCACGTCGACGGCCCGATGCCGTGGCGGGTCGCCGACGGCGTCGCGCACGGGCCGGGCGCCTACGACATGAAGAGCGGCCTGGTCGTCATGGAGGCGGCGCTCGAGCTGGCCCGGCCCGCCGCGGCCGGGCACCCGCCGGTGCGCGTCGTCGTGGTGGCGGATGAGGAGATCGGCTCACCGACCGCGGGAGCGCTGGTCGCCGAGGCCGCCCGCGACGCCGTCGCCGCGCTCGGGTTCGAGTCGCCGCACCCGGACGGCTCGCTGAAGGCCGGGCGGCGCGGCAGCACCCGGCTGCGGCTGGCCGTCGAGGGGGTCGAGGCGCACGCCGCCCTCGACCCCGATGCCGGCGTCTCCGCCGTCGACGAGCTGGTCGACCAGCTGATCCTGGTCCGCTCCATCGTCCGGCACGCCCCGGGCGACGTGCTGTGCAACATCGGCACCGTCGGCGGGGGCGGCCGCACGAACGTCGTCGCGGCCGCCGCGCACGCCGACATCGGGCTGCGCTTCGCCGACGCCGAGTCCGAGCGGGTGGTGCTGGACGGGCTGACGTCGCTGCGCCCGATCCGCGCCGGCGCCGCGGTGAGCACCGGGGTGCTGTCGCGGCGGCCCACCTGGGCGCCGGACGAGACCACCGCGGGGCTGCTCGGCACCGTCCGGCGGGCCGCGGCCAGCGTCGGCCAGCGCGTCGACGGCGCCCCCGCGGCGGGCGGTGCCGACACCAACACCACCGGCTCGCTGGGGGTGCCGACGCTGGACGGCTTCGGCCCGCTCGGCGCCGGCGCCCACGCCGTGCACGAACAGGTGGTCGTCGCGTCGCTGGGGCAGCGGGCCGAGCTCGTCGCCGCGGTGCTCGCGGAACTCTAG
- a CDS encoding SIS domain-containing protein yields the protein MTELTSPSQRFGARLQRPSSSASLQARVMEQETRTLAEAFERVAADGSVAAAAATVVAARRRFVSGTGKSFAYASLLAADLSAGLSNVSLVDGTLVRHVDVLADVRDTDVLVAVSLRRYRRETVALAGRFAAAGGAVVAVTDTTESPLIAVAGQAIVVPTASASYADSPTAVAAVVHLLATLTTASAKGARRRLAERDRLAHDLELYWED from the coding sequence ATGACCGAGCTGACCAGCCCGTCGCAGCGCTTCGGCGCCCGCCTGCAGCGCCCGTCGTCGTCGGCGTCGCTGCAGGCCAGGGTGATGGAGCAGGAGACCCGCACGCTGGCCGAGGCGTTCGAGCGGGTCGCGGCCGACGGATCCGTGGCGGCCGCGGCGGCCACGGTGGTGGCGGCGCGGCGGCGGTTCGTCTCCGGCACCGGCAAGTCGTTCGCGTACGCCTCGCTGCTGGCCGCCGACCTCTCCGCCGGGCTGTCCAACGTCTCGCTGGTCGACGGCACGCTGGTCCGGCACGTCGACGTGCTCGCCGACGTCCGCGACACCGACGTGCTGGTGGCGGTCTCGCTGCGCCGGTACCGCCGCGAGACGGTCGCGCTGGCCGGGCGGTTCGCGGCCGCGGGCGGCGCCGTCGTCGCCGTCACCGACACCACGGAGTCGCCGCTGATCGCGGTCGCCGGGCAGGCCATCGTGGTGCCGACGGCGAGCGCCTCGTACGCCGACTCGCCCACCGCCGTCGCCGCCGTCGTGCACCTGCTGGCCACGCTCACCACCGCCAGCGCGAAGGGCGCGCGCCGCCGGCTGGCCGAGCGCGACCGGCTGGCCCACGACCTCGAGCTCTACTGGGAGGACTGA
- the menC gene encoding o-succinylbenzoate synthase, which yields MRVTHASLHLVRLPLVHRFRTSSHAKDHLDHILVRLTDESGAVGWGEIASASDPYYSPETVDTCWLVASQYLLPSVVGARWDDPAEVAGLWAKVRGHQFAKAGVDIAAWTLWALSGGVSLATALGGTRSSVVAGVSLGIEPTVDDLLAEVGKHVDAGYPRVKLKIAPGWDVEPVRAVRAAFPDLMLHVDANGAYGETSDELMALRSLDGLGLTMIEQPFAPRNLLAHAALQRDVETPVCLDESIDTLDDLRTAVVLGALKVLNIKVSRLGGLGPAVAAHDLAAEHEIPVWCGGMHEFGVGRAANVALSSLPGFTLPSDVSASDKYYERDVVTPPITAAGGVVQVPTGPGLGHTVDEEFVQASEVRTVELRA from the coding sequence GTGCGCGTCACCCATGCGTCCCTGCACCTGGTGCGGCTGCCGCTGGTGCACCGGTTCCGCACCAGCTCGCACGCCAAGGACCACCTCGATCACATCCTCGTCCGGCTCACCGACGAGTCCGGCGCGGTCGGCTGGGGCGAGATCGCGTCCGCGTCCGACCCGTACTACTCGCCGGAGACGGTCGACACCTGCTGGCTGGTCGCGTCGCAGTACCTGCTGCCGTCCGTCGTCGGCGCGCGCTGGGACGACCCCGCCGAGGTGGCGGGGCTGTGGGCGAAGGTCCGCGGCCACCAGTTCGCGAAGGCCGGCGTCGACATCGCGGCGTGGACGCTGTGGGCGCTGTCCGGCGGGGTGTCGCTGGCGACGGCGCTGGGCGGGACCCGCTCGTCCGTGGTCGCGGGCGTCTCGCTGGGCATCGAGCCGACTGTCGACGACCTGCTGGCCGAGGTCGGCAAGCACGTCGACGCCGGGTATCCGCGGGTGAAGCTGAAGATCGCGCCCGGCTGGGACGTCGAGCCGGTGCGCGCCGTCCGGGCCGCGTTCCCCGACCTCATGCTGCACGTCGACGCGAACGGCGCCTATGGTGAGACCTCCGACGAGCTGATGGCGTTGCGGTCGCTGGACGGCCTCGGCCTGACGATGATCGAGCAGCCGTTCGCGCCGCGGAACCTGCTCGCGCACGCCGCCCTGCAGCGCGACGTCGAGACCCCGGTCTGCCTCGACGAGTCCATCGACACCCTCGACGACCTGCGCACCGCGGTCGTGCTGGGCGCGCTGAAGGTGCTCAACATCAAGGTGTCGCGGCTGGGCGGGCTCGGCCCGGCGGTGGCCGCGCACGACCTCGCCGCCGAGCACGAGATCCCAGTCTGGTGCGGCGGCATGCACGAGTTCGGCGTCGGCCGGGCCGCCAACGTCGCGCTGTCCAGCCTGCCCGGCTTCACCCTCCCGTCCGACGTGTCCGCGTCGGACAAGTACTACGAGCGCGACGTCGTCACCCCGCCCATCACCGCCGCCGGCGGCGTGGTGCAGGTGCCCACCGGCCCCGGACTCGGCCACACCGTCGACGAGGAGTTCGTGCAGGCCAGCGAGGTGCGTACGGTCGAACTCAGGGCTTGA
- a CDS encoding MMPL family transporter, with translation MTTTLPLDRPPVPAPQPPEPPRHGLVVRVARWSAAHKWLAIVLWLAFVAAAIVGGGAVGTKEVEDGDSGVGASAGADKALLQADFDDPFTESVLVRAAGGGAVDVDADAVSTLAANLAAAPGVAGVSDPQVSEDGTAALYEVTLDVPAGTDAEEEDAASAAAAQLAQVVDGADGSLSVGQVGDASLGEALDQVYEDDLQRAEYLSLPVSLLIMLVVFGALIAAAVPVLLALSSVVAAMGLSAFASYVVPSTDILASVVLLVGMAVGVDYSLFYVRREREEREKGRGTMDAVAVAAATSGRAVVVSGIAVVIAMAGMFFAGEATFQSLAMGTILVVAVAVVGSVTALPALLAIFGRWIDRPRVPLLWRLRRSDGSEPRVWRAVLGPVLRHPKTALVAGLLALLALAAPALGMKLSQPGISDLSKDVPEVQTYDAITTAFPSEGAAHDVAVWTPDGSPLDQNAVDGAVATLNDAVAADAEFAAGEGLTAEYSVDGSVARIDVPVPYEHDDARAEDSLRALRDDLVPAAFDGVDGVETGVTGMTAGNVDFRGLLADRMPVVIGFVLLMTIIVLVMAFRSLAVALTAAGLNLLSVAASYGLLTLVFQNSWAEGLLGFESTGAIITWLPLFLFVILFGLSMDYHVFVVSRIREGAKAGMTTREAVRTGIIRSAGVVTSAAVVMVAVFSIFATLGAIDFKQLGVGLAAAILIDATIVRAVLLPSIMALLGERNWWLPKPLHKLPQLEH, from the coding sequence ATGACCACGACCCTGCCGTTAGACCGCCCGCCCGTACCGGCGCCGCAGCCGCCGGAGCCACCGCGCCACGGACTGGTGGTGCGCGTCGCGCGCTGGAGCGCCGCTCACAAGTGGCTGGCCATCGTCCTCTGGCTCGCGTTCGTCGCGGCCGCCATCGTCGGCGGCGGCGCCGTCGGCACCAAGGAGGTCGAGGACGGCGACTCCGGCGTCGGCGCCTCCGCCGGCGCCGACAAGGCGCTGCTCCAGGCCGACTTCGACGACCCGTTCACCGAGTCGGTGCTGGTCCGGGCGGCCGGCGGCGGCGCCGTCGACGTCGACGCTGACGCCGTCAGCACGCTGGCCGCGAACCTGGCCGCCGCGCCGGGCGTCGCGGGCGTGTCCGACCCGCAGGTGTCAGAGGACGGCACCGCCGCCCTCTACGAGGTGACGCTGGACGTCCCGGCGGGCACCGACGCCGAGGAGGAGGACGCCGCGAGCGCGGCCGCCGCGCAGCTCGCGCAGGTCGTCGACGGGGCGGACGGCAGCCTGAGCGTCGGCCAGGTCGGCGACGCGTCGCTGGGCGAGGCGCTGGACCAGGTCTACGAGGACGACCTGCAGCGGGCCGAGTACCTGTCGCTGCCGGTCAGCCTGCTGATCATGCTGGTGGTGTTCGGCGCGCTGATCGCCGCCGCCGTGCCGGTGCTGCTGGCGCTGTCGTCGGTGGTCGCGGCCATGGGGCTGTCGGCGTTCGCCTCGTACGTCGTGCCGTCGACGGACATCCTGGCCTCGGTCGTGCTGCTGGTCGGCATGGCGGTCGGCGTCGACTACTCGCTGTTCTACGTCCGCCGCGAGCGGGAGGAGCGCGAGAAGGGCCGCGGCACGATGGACGCGGTCGCGGTCGCCGCCGCGACGTCCGGCCGGGCGGTGGTGGTCTCCGGCATCGCCGTCGTCATCGCGATGGCCGGCATGTTCTTCGCCGGCGAGGCGACCTTCCAGTCGCTGGCCATGGGCACCATCCTGGTCGTCGCCGTGGCCGTCGTCGGGTCCGTGACGGCGCTGCCCGCGCTGCTGGCGATCTTCGGCCGCTGGATCGACCGGCCGCGCGTCCCGCTGCTGTGGCGGCTGCGCCGCAGCGACGGCAGCGAGCCGCGGGTGTGGCGCGCGGTGCTCGGCCCGGTGCTGCGGCACCCGAAGACGGCGCTGGTCGCGGGCCTGCTGGCGCTGCTCGCGCTGGCTGCTCCGGCGCTCGGCATGAAGCTGTCGCAGCCCGGCATCTCCGACCTGTCCAAGGACGTCCCCGAGGTGCAGACCTACGACGCCATCACGACGGCGTTCCCGTCCGAGGGCGCGGCCCACGACGTCGCCGTCTGGACGCCCGACGGCTCGCCGCTCGACCAGAACGCCGTCGACGGCGCCGTCGCCACGCTGAACGACGCGGTCGCGGCCGACGCGGAGTTCGCCGCCGGCGAGGGCCTGACCGCCGAGTACTCCGTCGACGGCTCGGTCGCCCGCATCGACGTGCCGGTGCCGTACGAGCACGACGACGCCCGCGCCGAGGACTCGCTGCGGGCGCTGCGCGACGACCTCGTCCCGGCCGCCTTCGACGGCGTCGACGGTGTCGAGACCGGCGTCACCGGCATGACCGCCGGCAACGTCGACTTCCGCGGCCTGCTGGCCGACCGCATGCCGGTGGTCATCGGGTTCGTCCTGCTGATGACGATCATCGTGCTGGTCATGGCGTTCCGGTCGCTGGCGGTGGCGCTGACCGCCGCGGGCCTGAACCTGCTCTCCGTCGCCGCCTCCTACGGGCTGCTGACGCTGGTGTTCCAGAACAGCTGGGCCGAAGGGCTGCTCGGGTTCGAGTCGACCGGCGCGATCATCACCTGGCTGCCGCTGTTCCTGTTCGTGATCCTGTTCGGCCTGTCGATGGACTACCACGTGTTCGTCGTCAGCCGGATCCGCGAGGGCGCCAAGGCCGGCATGACGACCCGCGAGGCGGTCCGCACCGGCATCATCCGCTCCGCCGGCGTCGTCACCAGCGCCGCCGTGGTCATGGTCGCGGTCTTCTCGATCTTCGCGACGCTCGGCGCCATCGACTTCAAGCAGCTGGGCGTGGGCCTGGCCGCAGCAATCCTCATCGACGCGACCATCGTGCGGGCCGTGCTGCTGCCGTCGATCATGGCGCTGCTGGGGGAGCGCAACTGGTGGCTGCCCAAGCCGCTGCACAAGCTGCCGCAGCTGGAGCACTGA